A window of the Streptomyces albireticuli genome harbors these coding sequences:
- a CDS encoding phage tail domain-containing protein, with translation MEWGYTYVSIRGSNGEGEEIPLTGSQGKDWPAVMLLPGAQGLTMPPVEVHGDSSPNLHGSIYRSSRYAQREVMLPVYLHGVDRRTLRRLKDKLTDALDPQNGYCVVKFTEADSRPRYLRCYYKGGVEGDEGEDSAGFHWARYGIQLTAHDPFFYSDAVQVAEWTFGKGEPFLSTRQGLFPLRLTQGLVSTPDLAVHNPGSVEAWPQWELRGPVRAFTVRLGEQSFAIPPSSADAVPAGRTLTIDTRPGHKVLRDEQGTNYWPRLAANPQLWALPSGPSRISVELAPGSAASSLRLSFQPRYKTY, from the coding sequence GTGGAGTGGGGGTACACCTACGTCTCGATCCGGGGCTCCAACGGTGAGGGGGAGGAGATCCCCCTCACCGGGTCTCAGGGCAAGGACTGGCCGGCCGTCATGCTGCTGCCCGGGGCCCAAGGGCTGACCATGCCCCCGGTGGAGGTGCACGGCGACTCCAGCCCTAACCTCCACGGCTCGATCTACCGGTCCTCGCGGTACGCCCAGCGTGAGGTGATGCTCCCGGTGTACCTCCACGGTGTCGACCGCCGCACGCTCCGGCGTCTCAAGGACAAGCTCACTGACGCGCTCGACCCCCAGAACGGGTATTGCGTCGTGAAGTTCACGGAAGCCGACTCCCGCCCGCGCTATCTGCGCTGCTACTACAAGGGCGGGGTCGAAGGGGATGAAGGAGAGGACTCGGCCGGCTTCCACTGGGCCCGGTACGGCATCCAGCTCACCGCCCATGACCCCTTCTTCTACTCCGATGCGGTGCAGGTCGCGGAGTGGACCTTCGGGAAGGGGGAGCCCTTCCTGTCGACCCGGCAGGGTCTCTTCCCCCTCCGCCTGACGCAGGGGCTTGTGTCGACACCCGATCTCGCCGTGCACAACCCCGGCAGCGTCGAAGCGTGGCCCCAGTGGGAGCTGCGCGGCCCGGTGCGGGCCTTCACGGTCCGCCTGGGGGAGCAGTCGTTCGCCATTCCGCCGTCCTCCGCGGACGCGGTCCCGGCCGGCCGCACGCTCACCATCGACACGCGCCCTGGCCACAAGGTGCTCCGCGACGAGCAGGGCACGAACTACTGGCCGCGGCTGGCTGCGAATCCGCAGCTGTGGGCGCTGCCCTCGGGGCCGTCCCGGATCTCGGTGGAGCTGGCTCCGGGCAGTGCAGCGTCGTCGCTGCGCCTGTCCTTCCAGCCGCGCTACAAGACCTACTAG
- a CDS encoding Gp37-like protein, whose translation MGYRVYVRSEPRQGERQILGEIDTWIKLDFSVRFNAAGTWQLLVKSGTDQDSLLRQGRGIVIYQEGVPTPVFSGQIDAFERYWTVDQHTGPGSVFVGGKCDNDLVSGFLAFPGISGAGTGQTAVLPLAEQYRGQDTRPAGGPLGQAIWAECDMAFGARALPDRRIEGLDVGPNTPIGAAVTETLRFDPLGTLFEKWLKDKRIGYRLAWSHDTKKIELHLYECRDRSGEVRFSPDLGNLRQYEWQLKAPAVTRAIVACQGEGHDRYLYQQVDTEGETQWSIRREQLIDRRDIPLRTGPDGKPELIVKKTSDGTEDLGTGPDGKEWTPQLAAAKATLATAAKAVAEAEEKVRAATTDQEKAAAATALSQAKSKESAAQLAVTAAIPAAKTAAFTHYVKAVEDAAAQVLKQGEKSGHFQIYPIDTEQCKFGRDYFVGDIVTVVADGEERQDIVKEVGVSVEDGGRVQSVTPKIGDQGTGEPLNLYKTVWEMKEKLRRLESRM comes from the coding sequence TTGGGGTATCGCGTGTATGTCCGCAGTGAGCCGCGCCAGGGCGAGCGTCAGATCCTGGGCGAAATCGACACTTGGATCAAGTTGGACTTCAGCGTCCGCTTCAACGCAGCCGGTACGTGGCAGCTCCTCGTGAAGAGCGGCACCGACCAGGACAGCCTGTTGCGGCAGGGCCGGGGAATCGTCATCTACCAGGAGGGCGTACCCACCCCTGTCTTCTCGGGGCAGATCGATGCCTTTGAGCGGTACTGGACCGTGGATCAGCACACCGGGCCCGGGTCCGTCTTCGTCGGGGGGAAGTGCGACAACGACCTCGTCAGCGGATTCCTGGCCTTCCCCGGGATCAGCGGGGCCGGCACCGGTCAGACGGCAGTGCTGCCGCTGGCCGAGCAGTACAGGGGGCAGGACACCCGCCCGGCCGGCGGCCCTCTCGGCCAGGCGATATGGGCCGAGTGCGACATGGCGTTCGGGGCCCGCGCACTGCCGGACCGCAGGATCGAGGGCCTGGACGTGGGCCCCAACACCCCGATCGGAGCCGCAGTCACGGAGACCCTGCGCTTCGACCCCTTGGGGACCCTCTTCGAGAAGTGGCTGAAGGACAAGCGGATTGGCTACCGGCTTGCGTGGAGCCATGACACCAAGAAGATCGAACTGCACCTCTACGAGTGCCGGGACCGCTCTGGCGAGGTCCGTTTCTCCCCCGACCTCGGCAACCTCCGCCAGTACGAATGGCAGCTCAAGGCCCCCGCCGTCACCCGTGCCATCGTCGCGTGCCAGGGCGAAGGGCACGATCGATACCTCTATCAGCAGGTGGACACTGAGGGCGAAACCCAGTGGTCCATCAGGCGCGAGCAGCTCATCGACCGCAGGGACATCCCTCTGCGGACAGGGCCGGACGGAAAGCCCGAGCTGATCGTCAAGAAGACCTCTGACGGCACGGAAGACCTCGGCACCGGCCCGGACGGTAAGGAGTGGACCCCTCAGCTCGCCGCGGCCAAGGCGACCCTGGCCACGGCGGCGAAGGCGGTGGCTGAGGCGGAGGAGAAGGTGCGGGCCGCCACTACGGACCAGGAGAAGGCGGCAGCGGCCACAGCCCTGTCCCAGGCGAAGAGCAAGGAGTCGGCGGCTCAGCTCGCCGTGACGGCCGCCATTCCCGCGGCCAAGACCGCAGCCTTTACCCACTACGTCAAGGCCGTCGAGGACGCCGCCGCCCAGGTACTCAAGCAGGGCGAGAAGTCGGGCCATTTCCAGATCTACCCGATCGACACTGAACAGTGCAAATTCGGTCGTGACTACTTTGTCGGCGACATCGTCACCGTGGTTGCTGACGGCGAGGAACGCCAGGACATCGTCAAGGAAGTGGGCGTCAGCGTCGAGGACGGCGGCCGGGTCCAGTCCGTCACACCCAAGATCGGCGACCAGGGGACGGGCGAGCCTCTGAATTTGTACAAGACGGTCTGGGAAATGAAGGAAAAGCTCCGGCGACTGGAATCGAGGATGTAA
- a CDS encoding peptidoglycan-binding protein, whose product MSVAQTVMNTARGEVGYQEGFSGGHWDNSQKYSGAVPGLEWSDEQPWCSTFVSWVFQEADAKDLAPVTASCYEGVEWFESRGRFSEYPGVGAVVYFGPGGGTHVGIVTSYTDDTIYTVEGNTNNSGSAEGDGVYRKARPRKSSYIYGYGYPSYPEGVVVADPSWQGRDGVTFFGEEASEDDLPRDSSKPSKPKAGTVVIDGLAYGPGARGAHITRLGKLLVAAGCSAYEEGPGPVWTAADTESMRRYQIKIGDSGADADGIPGPRQLARLKRDFGEAA is encoded by the coding sequence ATGTCAGTCGCACAGACGGTAATGAATACCGCCCGAGGTGAAGTGGGCTATCAGGAAGGGTTCTCCGGCGGCCACTGGGACAACTCGCAGAAGTATTCCGGTGCCGTGCCCGGCCTGGAATGGAGCGACGAGCAGCCGTGGTGCAGCACCTTCGTCAGCTGGGTTTTCCAGGAAGCTGATGCCAAGGATCTCGCGCCGGTCACGGCCTCGTGCTACGAGGGTGTGGAGTGGTTCGAATCCCGGGGGCGATTCTCGGAGTACCCCGGAGTCGGCGCCGTCGTCTACTTCGGGCCCGGTGGCGGCACCCACGTCGGGATCGTCACCTCTTACACGGACGACACCATTTACACGGTCGAGGGCAACACGAATAATTCCGGCTCAGCGGAGGGGGATGGCGTTTACCGCAAGGCCCGTCCGCGAAAGTCCAGTTACATCTACGGGTACGGATACCCCAGCTACCCGGAGGGTGTCGTCGTAGCCGATCCGTCCTGGCAGGGGCGTGACGGGGTTACCTTCTTCGGCGAGGAGGCGAGCGAAGATGACCTCCCCCGCGACAGCTCGAAGCCGAGCAAGCCGAAGGCGGGCACCGTCGTGATTGATGGCCTGGCCTACGGTCCGGGTGCACGCGGGGCCCACATCACTCGGCTCGGAAAGCTGCTGGTAGCCGCTGGCTGCTCGGCGTACGAAGAGGGCCCTGGCCCGGTCTGGACGGCCGCAGATACGGAGTCCATGCGCCGGTACCAGATAAAGATCGGAGACTCTGGGGCCGACGCGGACGGCATCCCGGGGCCGCGCCAGCTTGCCCGCCTGAAGCGCGACTTCGGGGAGGCGGCTTAA
- a CDS encoding DUF3987 domain-containing protein, with translation MSSTFKEMQYGPLGKAVAAAMPHTEADPIGVYAATLSLWSAAVNGQVLQPNGRPTVFWSALVGRSKIGRKGFALATARAIVEPTIGAFLSTRSRKGISSGPALVTTLFEVEQESLTSEDGRDGRVMIAEDEWASILKRANRDATYHDQLINAWDGVAVANTTKGKGGKREEQRIDRPLLGYHAHIQPGRWAPLVKPEVALGGAFNRIPHFIVEKSKNLPSEVKRPLDAVKETPALTRAYRWAREKVREMELSPEAAKMHDAYRLEFDDRCASLPEAVSCFIERGDENLLRIACLLTAAERKTVIPLRAWKAAHTMIEYSMACTEKLINEAQAGTGRQMKTVEQIVRESLQRFGGEATRTLILRSLGTRGNADSLDAAIEKMPDVVMERKGSGAKGGAPSFVIKFVDPAGNDQEQGEREHKEEPEGRPKLAVVPPQSERLAPRERPAAKKAPVKKTVKKKDEAASKAIIARQKEDTPANPLADLL, from the coding sequence GTGAGTAGCACGTTCAAGGAGATGCAGTACGGCCCCTTGGGCAAGGCGGTCGCTGCGGCTATGCCGCACACCGAAGCGGATCCGATCGGCGTATACGCCGCAACGCTGTCCCTGTGGTCGGCGGCTGTCAACGGCCAGGTCCTCCAGCCCAACGGAAGGCCCACTGTGTTCTGGTCGGCCCTGGTGGGGCGGTCCAAGATCGGAAGGAAGGGGTTCGCGCTCGCTACCGCGCGAGCCATCGTTGAACCGACCATCGGAGCGTTCCTCTCGACCCGGAGTCGGAAGGGCATCAGCTCCGGGCCGGCGCTCGTGACGACCCTCTTCGAGGTCGAGCAGGAGTCCTTGACGTCCGAAGACGGTCGGGACGGTCGGGTGATGATCGCGGAAGACGAATGGGCGTCCATCCTCAAGCGGGCAAACCGCGATGCCACCTACCACGATCAGCTCATCAACGCTTGGGACGGCGTGGCCGTCGCCAACACCACCAAGGGCAAGGGCGGGAAGCGTGAGGAGCAGCGCATCGATCGCCCGCTGCTCGGCTACCACGCGCATATTCAGCCGGGTCGCTGGGCGCCGCTGGTGAAGCCCGAAGTCGCCCTGGGTGGTGCGTTCAACCGCATCCCGCACTTCATAGTGGAGAAGTCCAAGAATCTGCCCTCGGAAGTGAAGCGACCGCTCGACGCGGTGAAGGAGACGCCGGCGCTCACCAGGGCGTACCGGTGGGCGCGTGAGAAGGTCCGGGAAATGGAGTTGTCGCCGGAGGCGGCGAAGATGCACGACGCGTACCGCCTGGAGTTCGATGACCGATGTGCGTCGCTGCCGGAGGCCGTCTCGTGCTTCATCGAGCGCGGGGACGAGAACCTTCTCCGCATTGCGTGCCTGCTGACGGCTGCCGAACGGAAGACCGTGATCCCGCTCCGGGCCTGGAAGGCCGCGCACACCATGATCGAGTACAGCATGGCGTGCACGGAGAAGCTGATCAACGAGGCTCAAGCCGGGACAGGCCGACAGATGAAGACGGTCGAGCAGATTGTCAGGGAGTCACTTCAGCGATTCGGTGGAGAGGCCACCCGCACCCTGATCCTTCGCTCGCTCGGTACCCGAGGCAATGCGGACTCCTTGGACGCGGCCATTGAGAAGATGCCGGACGTGGTAATGGAGCGGAAGGGGTCAGGAGCGAAGGGTGGTGCCCCCTCATTCGTGATCAAGTTCGTTGACCCTGCCGGCAACGACCAGGAGCAGGGCGAGCGCGAGCACAAGGAGGAGCCTGAGGGGCGGCCGAAGCTCGCTGTCGTCCCCCCGCAGTCGGAGCGGCTAGCACCGCGGGAGCGGCCGGCCGCGAAGAAGGCTCCAGTCAAGAAGACGGTCAAAAAGAAGGACGAGGCGGCATCGAAGGCCATCATCGCGCGGCAGAAGGAAGACACGCCCGCGAACCCGCTGGCTGACCTACTGTGA
- a CDS encoding antirestriction protein ArdA, whose amino-acid sequence MHQIYVACLASYNNGILHGEWIDATQDPDSIHHAIHLMLESSPMSDAEEFAIHDYDDFGGIRLGEYESIEDLHLIALALDDFPAAVVAHFHGQVDVEDLYETCQDQYIGCVTEEFGSEENAYAAYILAEEDHYWDELPKQYHSHMRAIARSEAQDRLLCGETALHEGAGTWHFVRDY is encoded by the coding sequence ATACACCAGATCTATGTCGCGTGCCTTGCGTCCTACAACAACGGCATCCTTCACGGCGAATGGATAGATGCCACGCAGGACCCGGACTCAATCCACCATGCAATCCATCTCATGTTGGAATCCTCCCCGATGTCTGACGCGGAAGAGTTCGCGATCCACGACTACGACGACTTTGGTGGTATCCGGCTCGGAGAGTACGAGTCGATAGAGGACCTGCACTTGATTGCGCTCGCCCTCGATGACTTCCCTGCCGCTGTGGTCGCGCACTTTCATGGACAGGTGGACGTTGAAGACCTCTACGAGACGTGCCAGGACCAGTACATCGGGTGCGTCACTGAGGAGTTTGGCTCAGAGGAGAACGCGTACGCCGCGTACATCCTGGCGGAGGAAGACCACTACTGGGATGAGCTGCCGAAGCAGTACCACAGCCACATGCGGGCCATCGCTCGCAGCGAGGCGCAAGACCGGCTGCTCTGCGGCGAAACCGCTCTGCACGAGGGCGCCGGTACCTGGCATTTCGTGCGCGACTACTGA
- a CDS encoding phage holin family protein encodes MGRVRDAVRRFGRSARERWREVVGPWAAGTVTMLVLAAVLPDFRLQSADGESATRVAIAAALGAGVFGLLGAVVWPMIVRALLLVPAFVLGLLVFFLNGSLLLIALALIPVGSGAAEPETAVVVAAAMSAASSAAGTFLAVRDDAAYGRRLARLADRKRRRRGEHTGRRSAPGTVFLQLDGVGHDVLRDALRERRGAGGRRKGPLMPTLAGWAATSHRLTPWRTDWSSQTGASQLAILHGSNEDVPAFRWYEKETGEVLVSGRPAGAAELQRRAVARTGDRGLLAADGASRGNLFSGGAEQVALVLSVAARRGRHNRSRSGYFAYFSDPANATRTAVSYVAEVLREIVQSVRARIRRESPRLPRGGLYPFVRAFATVVERDVVVAAVLGDILSGRTAVYADLVGYDEVAHHSGPRGRDTHQVLRDLDRAVALIARVTRHAPRPYRIVLLSDHGQSPGETFAGQYGLTLEELVRQGRGAAGPPAAGRPPVVLASGNLGLVSFPDLPGRASREEIDRRHPALLRVLADHPGIGFLLVRSEEHGPVVLGPGGAEHRLETGEGAGESPLRALGPGAAEAVRRAAGFPHTADIMVNSAYDPATGAVHAFEEQIGSHGGLGGEQGRPFLLWPRELSAPVRDGGELVGAERVHRVLRRWLREATEPQIPVDRIPLDGRADESLPVGDMPAPFAVTGPALRDKTE; translated from the coding sequence ATGGGGCGTGTGCGCGACGCGGTTCGTCGTTTCGGCAGGTCGGCCAGGGAGCGGTGGCGGGAGGTCGTCGGCCCCTGGGCGGCCGGCACGGTCACGATGCTCGTCCTCGCCGCCGTCCTGCCCGACTTCCGGCTCCAGTCCGCCGACGGCGAGAGCGCCACCCGCGTCGCCATCGCCGCGGCACTGGGCGCGGGGGTGTTCGGCCTGCTCGGGGCCGTGGTCTGGCCCATGATCGTACGGGCGTTGCTGCTGGTGCCCGCGTTCGTGCTGGGGCTGCTGGTCTTCTTCCTCAACGGGTCGCTGCTGCTGATCGCGCTCGCCCTGATCCCCGTGGGCAGCGGCGCCGCCGAGCCCGAGACGGCCGTGGTGGTGGCCGCCGCGATGTCGGCGGCCTCGTCCGCGGCGGGCACCTTCCTCGCCGTGCGCGACGACGCCGCGTACGGGCGCAGGCTGGCCCGGCTCGCCGACCGCAAGCGGCGCCGGCGCGGCGAGCACACCGGCCGGCGGTCGGCGCCCGGCACCGTCTTCCTCCAGCTCGACGGTGTCGGCCACGACGTGCTCCGGGACGCCCTGCGCGAGCGGCGGGGCGCGGGCGGCCGCCGCAAGGGGCCCCTGATGCCGACCCTCGCCGGATGGGCGGCCACCAGCCACCGGCTCACGCCGTGGCGCACCGACTGGTCCAGCCAGACGGGCGCCAGCCAGCTCGCCATCCTGCACGGCTCCAACGAGGACGTGCCCGCCTTCCGCTGGTACGAGAAGGAGACCGGCGAGGTGCTCGTCAGCGGGCGGCCCGCCGGGGCCGCCGAGCTCCAGCGGCGCGCGGTCGCCCGCACCGGCGACCGGGGGCTGCTGGCCGCCGACGGCGCCAGCCGGGGCAACCTCTTCAGCGGCGGCGCGGAGCAGGTCGCCCTCGTGCTGTCCGTCGCCGCCCGGCGCGGCCGGCACAACCGCTCCCGCTCGGGCTACTTCGCCTACTTCTCCGACCCCGCCAACGCCACCCGCACCGCCGTCTCCTACGTCGCCGAGGTCCTCCGCGAGATCGTCCAGTCCGTCCGGGCCAGGATCCGCCGGGAGTCCCCGCGCCTGCCGCGCGGCGGCCTCTACCCCTTCGTCCGGGCCTTCGCGACCGTCGTCGAGCGGGACGTGGTCGTCGCCGCCGTCCTCGGCGACATCCTCTCCGGCCGCACCGCCGTCTACGCCGACCTCGTCGGCTACGACGAGGTCGCCCACCACTCCGGGCCGCGCGGCCGTGACACCCACCAGGTGCTGCGGGACCTCGACCGGGCCGTCGCGCTGATCGCCAGGGTGACCCGGCACGCGCCCCGCCCGTACCGGATCGTGCTGCTCTCCGACCACGGCCAGAGCCCCGGCGAGACCTTCGCCGGGCAGTACGGTCTGACGCTGGAGGAGCTGGTGCGGCAGGGGCGGGGGGCGGCGGGGCCGCCCGCGGCCGGGCGGCCGCCGGTCGTGCTGGCCTCGGGCAACCTCGGCCTGGTCTCCTTCCCGGACCTGCCGGGCCGGGCGAGCCGCGAGGAGATCGACCGCCGGCACCCCGCGCTGCTGCGCGTCCTCGCCGACCATCCGGGGATCGGCTTCCTGCTCGTGCGCTCGGAGGAGCACGGCCCGGTGGTGCTGGGGCCGGGCGGCGCCGAGCACCGTCTGGAGACGGGGGAGGGGGCCGGGGAGAGCCCGCTGCGGGCCCTCGGGCCGGGCGCGGCGGAGGCCGTGCGGCGCGCGGCCGGGTTCCCGCACACGGCGGACATCATGGTCAATTCCGCGTACGACCCGGCGACGGGCGCGGTGCACGCCTTCGAGGAGCAGATCGGCTCGCACGGCGGCCTGGGCGGCGAGCAGGGCCGCCCGTTCCTGCTGTGGCCCCGGGAGCTGAGCGCGCCGGTGCGGGACGGCGGGGAACTGGTGGGCGCGGAGCGGGTGCACCGGGTGCTGCGGCGGTGGCTGCGGGAGGCCACGGAGCCGCAGATACCGGTGGACCGGATTCCGCTTGATGGGCGGGCGGACGAATCACTGCCCGTGGGCGATATGCCAGCACCTTTTGCGGTCACCGGGCCCGCCCTGCGGGACAAAACCGAGTGA
- a CDS encoding damage-control phosphatase ARMT1 family protein, producing MNDRHTPPPHPAGSASGPAPAFGIADPEEFGRGVFHERHPALVQRLCDSNPYGPGQRSRLQELLAESASDTAVVRPPEETTPGRARWLEWGREYFGRPWREVPFLWAESYFYLRLLECVGYFTPGPWQGVDPFAPMKAAELADPALEADTAWLDGLDRSEPAGAFRTLLLASLYGNRADLGFRLVRDGGAEEGVPLLADDGEALWRHLSGRPPGDVHVILDNAGRELLADLLLADHLLLTRRAESVVLHVKPRPYFVSDAVTTDVRDCLVRLASFDGEAGKAAGRLREAAALGRLRVEGDDFFCSPLGFGELPDGLRAALSPAALCVFKGDLNYRRLVGDRAWPATRPFAEAVAGVPGPLVALRTLKSDVVVGLRRETVERMDAARPGWRTDGSQALVQARLEN from the coding sequence ATGAACGACCGGCACACCCCGCCCCCGCACCCGGCCGGATCCGCGTCCGGCCCCGCCCCGGCGTTCGGCATCGCCGACCCGGAGGAGTTCGGCCGGGGCGTCTTCCACGAACGCCATCCCGCTCTGGTCCAGCGGCTCTGCGACAGCAACCCCTACGGTCCCGGGCAGCGGTCCCGGCTCCAGGAACTGCTGGCGGAGTCGGCCTCGGACACCGCCGTCGTCCGGCCTCCTGAGGAGACGACGCCGGGCCGGGCGCGGTGGCTGGAGTGGGGCCGGGAGTACTTCGGCAGGCCCTGGCGCGAGGTGCCGTTCCTCTGGGCCGAGAGCTACTTCTACCTGCGGCTCCTGGAGTGCGTCGGGTACTTCACCCCCGGGCCGTGGCAGGGGGTGGACCCGTTCGCCCCCATGAAGGCCGCCGAGCTGGCCGATCCCGCGCTGGAGGCGGACACCGCGTGGCTGGACGGGCTGGACCGCTCCGAGCCGGCCGGGGCGTTCCGCACCCTGCTGCTGGCCTCCCTGTACGGCAACCGCGCCGATCTCGGCTTCCGGCTGGTGCGCGACGGCGGCGCCGAGGAGGGCGTCCCCTTGCTCGCCGACGACGGCGAGGCGCTGTGGCGGCACCTGAGCGGGCGGCCCCCGGGCGACGTCCACGTGATCCTGGACAACGCGGGGCGCGAGCTCCTCGCCGACCTGCTGCTCGCCGACCACCTGCTGCTGACGCGGCGGGCGGAGTCGGTCGTCCTGCACGTCAAGCCGCGGCCCTACTTCGTCTCCGACGCGGTCACCACGGACGTACGGGACTGCCTGGTGCGGCTGGCCTCCTTCGACGGCGAGGCGGGTAAGGCCGCGGGACGGCTGCGGGAGGCGGCGGCCCTCGGGCGGCTGCGCGTGGAGGGCGACGACTTCTTCTGCTCCCCGCTCGGTTTCGGCGAACTGCCCGACGGGCTACGGGCGGCGCTCTCGCCGGCCGCGCTGTGCGTGTTCAAGGGGGACCTCAACTACCGGCGTCTGGTGGGCGACCGGGCCTGGCCCGCGACGCGGCCGTTCGCGGAGGCGGTCGCGGGGGTGCCGGGTCCGCTCGTCGCGCTGCGCACGCTGAAGTCGGACGTGGTGGTCGGGCTCCGGCGGGAGACCGTGGAGCGGATGGACGCGGCGCGGCCGGGGTGGCGCACCGACGGGTCGCAGGCGCTGGTGCAGGCGCGGCTGGAGAACTGA
- a CDS encoding MBL fold metallo-hydrolase, producing the protein MPVEITWWGHATVTVEDSGTRVLTDPLFVRRLAHLRRRRGAVPPPVAAVADVVLVSHLHADHLHLPSLARLAPGTRLVVPRGAPAAVPGLGRLAAARGLRISEAVPGDVVRCGEVRIRAVRAEHDGRRLPYGPHRVPALGYVVHGEAATYFAGDTGWFEDMADEVGTVDVALLPVGGWGPFLGHGHLDAGRAARALARLGAPAAVPVHYGTYWPIGMDGVRPHEFHAPGEEFVRLAGRLAPKATVHRLGHGESVRPLGAV; encoded by the coding sequence GTGCCGGTGGAGATCACCTGGTGGGGGCATGCCACCGTGACGGTGGAGGACTCGGGTACGCGCGTGCTGACCGATCCGCTGTTCGTCCGGCGGCTGGCGCATCTGCGCCGCCGCCGGGGCGCGGTCCCGCCGCCGGTGGCGGCCGTCGCGGACGTCGTCCTCGTCTCGCACCTGCACGCGGACCATCTGCACCTGCCCTCCCTGGCCCGGCTCGCCCCCGGTACGCGCCTGGTGGTGCCCCGGGGCGCGCCGGCCGCGGTGCCGGGCCTGGGCAGGCTGGCCGCCGCGCGGGGCCTGCGGATCAGCGAGGCGGTCCCCGGGGACGTGGTGCGGTGCGGAGAGGTGCGGATACGGGCGGTGCGCGCGGAGCACGACGGGCGCAGGCTGCCGTACGGGCCGCACCGGGTGCCGGCGCTCGGCTATGTGGTGCACGGCGAGGCGGCGACGTACTTCGCCGGGGACACGGGCTGGTTCGAGGACATGGCGGACGAGGTGGGCACGGTGGACGTGGCGCTGCTGCCGGTCGGCGGCTGGGGCCCGTTCCTGGGCCACGGCCACCTGGACGCGGGCCGGGCGGCGCGGGCCCTGGCCCGGCTCGGGGCACCGGCGGCGGTGCCGGTGCACTACGGCACGTACTGGCCGATCGGCATGGACGGGGTGCGGCCGCACGAATTCCACGCGCCGGGCGAGGAGTTCGTCCGCCTCGCGGGACGGCTCGCGCCGAAGGCCACGGTGCACCGGCTGGGTCACGGCGAGTCCGTGCGGCCGCTGGGGGCGGTGTGA
- a CDS encoding DedA family protein, protein MIVPLAEAVTRAVPPESTQQAVGYPSLFLLVALGALVPVVPTGAVVSSAAVVAFHQSSPFSLLWVFLAASSAAFLGDMALYGLGRRGVASRNGSRWLDRLRDRASPEHLARARTKLDEHGVTVLVLSRLLPAGRIPVMLACLLSRVPPSRFARGDAPACLAWAATYQVIGVLGGSLFARPWQGVVAAVAVTVLVGAVPSVWRRVR, encoded by the coding sequence GTGATCGTTCCGCTCGCCGAGGCGGTGACCCGGGCGGTACCGCCGGAGTCGACCCAGCAGGCCGTCGGCTACCCGTCGTTGTTCCTGCTGGTCGCGCTGGGTGCCCTGGTGCCGGTGGTACCGACGGGCGCGGTGGTGAGCTCGGCGGCCGTGGTGGCCTTCCACCAGAGCTCGCCGTTCTCCCTGCTGTGGGTGTTCCTGGCCGCCTCGTCCGCCGCCTTCCTGGGCGACATGGCCCTGTACGGCCTCGGCCGGCGCGGTGTCGCCTCCCGCAACGGCTCCCGCTGGCTCGACCGCCTCCGCGACCGCGCCTCCCCCGAACACCTGGCCCGGGCCCGCACGAAACTCGACGAACACGGGGTGACGGTCCTCGTCCTGTCCCGCCTCCTCCCGGCGGGCCGCATCCCCGTCATGCTGGCCTGCCTCCTCTCCCGCGTCCCCCCGTCCCGCTTCGCCCGCGGCGACGCCCCGGCCTGCCTGGCCTGGGCGGCGACGTACCAGGTCATCGGCGTCCTCGGCGGCTCGCTCTTCGCCCGGCCGTGGCAGGGAGTGGTGGCGGCGGTGGCGGTCACGGTGCTGGTGGGGGCGGTGCCTTCGGTGTGGCGGCGGGTGCGGTGA
- a CDS encoding DUF6193 family natural product biosynthesis protein, which produces MSPQEADSAAAETVALEWLRMLSMEERLISPEMVRAAHAHPRLRVLSPTVSHGSLQLSRCTRSPWTRDVPALFRRSGGGYTIVHFGHGGIIGEPDTIEEAIDLIVANLQPGYGPAVDGTADDL; this is translated from the coding sequence ATGTCCCCACAAGAAGCCGACTCCGCGGCCGCCGAAACGGTGGCCCTCGAATGGCTGCGCATGCTGTCCATGGAGGAGAGGCTGATCTCCCCCGAAATGGTGCGGGCGGCGCACGCCCATCCGCGGCTCCGGGTGCTGTCCCCGACGGTCAGCCACGGCTCCCTCCAGCTGAGCCGCTGCACCCGGTCCCCGTGGACCCGTGATGTTCCCGCCCTTTTCCGGCGCTCCGGGGGCGGATACACCATCGTCCATTTCGGTCACGGTGGCATCATCGGTGAACCGGACACGATCGAGGAGGCCATCGACCTGATCGTCGCCAACCTCCAGCCCGGCTACGGCCCCGCCGTCGACGGCACCGCCGACGACCTCTGA